The nucleotide sequence GATCATACGCCTAAGGAGGCGGCTGCCCATCTGCCGCAGGTCAGACGGCTTATCTTTGAAAAGCAGTATGAGAAGGCGGAGCGGATCATGGAGCAGTATTTTCTGGGAGAATACACGGAGAGCTATATGCCGGCCGGAGAGCTCTGGATTGACTGTCCTCCTGCAAAGGAGATCCAACAGTATCAGCGGGAGCTGGTGCTGGATACGGCAGAGGCTCGGGTGAGCTATATGGCAGATGGAAATACGGTGCAAAAGCAGTATTTTGTAAGCTATCTGCAAAAGGCACTGATCATACGGCTTGAGGCTCAAAAGCCGGTGAGCCGGATAGAGATCTGCTATCAAAGCGAACTAAAAAAACGATGTTTTGAGGAGCAGGAATGGGGAATGTCGTTTGGCATGCAGTGCCCGGAGCATGTAGATCCCAATTATTTAGGCGAGCGTGAAGAGGCCATTATATGGGGCAGCCGCGGCATGCAGTTTCCGGTGGAAATTCATGTATTGGAGACAGATGGCAGCTGGCATACAGAAAATGAGACGTTGATTTTTGAGGAAACAAAGAAAATCATATTTGCTGTTTCGATTCTGGATTCATTTGTACCGCTCACAGGGGGCTATGAGGCTTATGAAAGGGCACATCTGGAGGATTATCAGGCGCTGTACCGCCGCATGGAGCTCGAGATGCCGGGGAAGGATGCCTTGCCCACTGATGAATGGATGGCGCAGCCGGATGCCGGGCTGTATGCCCTATATTTTCAATATGGCCGCTATCTGTTGATCAGCTCTTCGAGACAGGGAGGGCTGCCAGCTAATTTGCAGGGCATTTGGAGCTGGCAGATGAGGGCGCCGTGGAGTAGCAATTGGACGACCAATATCAATCTGGAAATGAATTATTGGCCGGCGCTTTCTGTGAATCTGCAGGAATGCGATGAGCCTTACATCGATATGGTGCGCCGATTATGCATGGAAGGAAGAAAAACGGCGGCCGCTTTTGGCTGCCGGGGCTCCTGCTGCGCGCATAATACAGACGGATGGGGCACCACGCATCCGGTGGGGATCGCCAGAGGCGAGACCGGAGGAGAAAAGGGCTGCCTGATGTGGGCCTTCTGGCTGATGGCGCAGGTATGGATGGATCAGGAGGTCTGGAGATACTATTGGTATCATCCGGATCAGCGGTATTTAAAAGAGACGGTATATCCTCTGTTAA is from Lachnospiraceae bacterium and encodes:
- a CDS encoding glycoside hydrolase family 95 protein; this translates as MKRLWYRQPAAAWEETLPLGNGSLGAMVWGDPQHERIGLNQERLWSGYYADHTPKEAAAHLPQVRRLIFEKQYEKAERIMEQYFLGEYTESYMPAGELWIDCPPAKEIQQYQRELVLDTAEARVSYMADGNTVQKQYFVSYLQKALIIRLEAQKPVSRIEICYQSELKKRCFEEQEWGMSFGMQCPEHVDPNYLGEREEAIIWGSRGMQFPVEIHVLETDGSWHTENETLIFEETKKIIFAVSILDSFVPLTGGYEAYERAHLEDYQALYRRMELEMPGKDALPTDEWMAQPDAGLYALYFQYGRYLLISSSRQGGLPANLQGIWSWQMRAPWSSNWTTNINLEMNYWPALSVNLQECDEPYIDMVRRLCMEGRKTAAAFGCRGSCCAHNTDGWGTTHPVGIARGETGGEKGCLMWAFWLMAQVWMDQEVWRYYWYHPDQRYLKETVYPLLKESVLFCLDWLTEYEGYYVTCPSTTPENQFWSEGGRISVSLATTMDMTLIRELFRNFARASQELGETELLKEIEEKKARLYPIQKNADGSVCEWYEEKAEVEPGHRHLSHLYGLFPADLWREDEGMKQAAQKSLEKRMAAGSGHTGWSLAWVLNLYTVLKDASSVQRYLEQLIKKSSYPNLWSKHPPFQIDGNFGVTAAIAHMLAEEKEGEINLLPCLPPDWQEGRVSGLCLPGGKQVSFAWKQGRVTEQSIL